In Deinobacterium chartae, one genomic interval encodes:
- the uvsE gene encoding UV DNA damage repair endonuclease UvsE produces the protein MTTSFPAGVQLGLVCITRSDSVRFRTLTRTRYLALPEEERFPRLQALYAENLRRLYRALDFCAENDIHLYRMSSDLFPLADLEGSVGLEVLTELQPALAGIGPRAEELGIRLVIHPEQFIVLSSDSPDVVARSIKALEIFGHSFDLMGLPRSAWSPIIVHGGKSGRAERLGEVIRTRLPETVRARLALENDEYAYGPQEILEVCRSTGVPFVYDAHHHAVSARLGSYEDPAVRHFTEAARATWPQPEWQVVHLSNGRESFNDRRHSDFISLMPSAFFDVPWIELEAKAKDEAIALLRAGQLGG, from the coding sequence ATGACCACCTCCTTCCCTGCCGGTGTCCAACTGGGGCTGGTCTGCATCACCCGCTCCGACTCGGTGCGCTTCCGGACCCTCACCCGCACCCGCTACCTCGCCCTTCCCGAAGAAGAACGCTTTCCCAGGCTGCAAGCCCTGTACGCCGAGAACCTGCGGCGGCTCTACCGCGCGCTGGATTTCTGTGCCGAGAACGATATCCACCTGTACCGCATGAGCAGCGACCTGTTTCCGCTGGCCGACCTCGAGGGCAGCGTGGGCCTCGAGGTGCTGACCGAACTGCAGCCCGCGCTGGCGGGCATCGGTCCGCGCGCCGAGGAGTTGGGTATTCGGCTGGTGATTCATCCCGAACAGTTCATCGTGCTGTCCTCGGACTCCCCGGACGTGGTGGCACGCTCGATCAAGGCCCTCGAGATCTTCGGGCACAGCTTTGACCTGATGGGCTTGCCGCGCAGCGCGTGGTCACCGATCATCGTGCACGGGGGCAAGTCCGGCCGCGCAGAACGCCTGGGCGAGGTGATCCGTACCCGCCTGCCCGAAACGGTGCGGGCCCGTCTCGCCCTCGAGAACGACGAGTACGCCTACGGGCCCCAGGAGATCCTCGAGGTGTGCCGGTCTACCGGGGTTCCCTTCGTGTACGACGCGCACCATCACGCGGTCTCGGCGCGGCTGGGATCGTACGAGGACCCTGCGGTGCGGCACTTTACCGAGGCAGCCCGGGCGACCTGGCCGCAACCCGAGTGGCAGGTGGTGCACCTGTCCAACGGTCGCGAGTCGTTCAACGACCGCCGCCACAGCGACTTCATCTCGCTGATGCCGAGCGCTTTTTTCGATGTGCCCTGGATCGAGCTCGAGGCCAAAGCCAAAGACGAGGCCATCGCGCTGTTGCGCGCCGGTCAGCTGGGAGGCTGA